The following coding sequences lie in one Maledivibacter sp. genomic window:
- a CDS encoding ADP-ribosylglycohydrolase family protein, with amino-acid sequence MKAWKIARDIVADAKARIVIEDDNDWTMEDSQVHELNKIRTIWRSVAPGSGAPSSLIAGAVQSIENMGRNVDEAERLLEKGYKLYDEENISELTKITSKIFYELNNAKKDNSSKYWDYKIYNSWIEFKDSVDFSQVIKGVDIQSDEFMNKVFNGWMGQICAGSFGTALEGYDRKTIKDTFGEVREYLKKPSTYNDDITYELAFLKTLLEKGKEITSKDIAENWVAMVPFGWSAEDIALKNLMLGIYPPESGYLNNPYREWIGAQMRGGICGMVAPGNPYLAANLAWIDGEISHHNSGIVGEVFNAVMTSLSFVEDDIKIILEKAINMLPKDSEYYYVVDFALSKCKESKDFERVLIACEKEFEQYNLVHGFPNAAIEVVALWFGNGDFDETMFITAMAGLDVDCNAAQVGNIVGIINSEEGLDKKWTLPIGDDINTYVRGLEKTSISQLTEWTVECTKILSR; translated from the coding sequence TAATAAGATAAGGACAATATGGAGAAGTGTTGCTCCTGGCTCAGGAGCGCCTTCAAGTCTTATTGCCGGTGCGGTGCAGTCAATTGAAAATATGGGTAGAAATGTTGATGAAGCAGAAAGACTGTTAGAAAAAGGATATAAGCTATATGATGAGGAAAATATCTCAGAACTTACCAAGATCACATCGAAGATATTCTATGAACTGAATAATGCTAAAAAGGATAACAGTTCTAAGTATTGGGACTATAAAATTTATAATTCATGGATAGAATTCAAGGATTCAGTTGATTTCTCTCAAGTAATTAAAGGGGTAGATATTCAAAGTGATGAATTCATGAATAAGGTTTTCAATGGATGGATGGGACAAATTTGTGCAGGTTCCTTCGGTACAGCCCTGGAAGGATATGATAGAAAGACTATTAAGGATACCTTTGGGGAAGTCAGAGAATATTTGAAGAAACCAAGCACATATAATGATGACATCACCTACGAACTAGCCTTCTTAAAAACATTGCTAGAAAAGGGAAAAGAAATTACTTCAAAGGATATTGCTGAAAATTGGGTGGCTATGGTTCCCTTTGGGTGGTCTGCTGAGGATATTGCCTTGAAAAATTTAATGCTGGGTATTTATCCACCTGAGAGTGGATACTTAAATAATCCCTATAGGGAATGGATAGGGGCTCAAATGCGTGGAGGGATTTGTGGAATGGTTGCTCCAGGTAATCCCTATCTTGCAGCTAATTTGGCTTGGATAGACGGAGAAATTTCTCATCACAACAGCGGAATAGTCGGGGAAGTGTTCAATGCAGTAATGACATCCCTATCCTTTGTTGAAGATGATATAAAAATAATTTTAGAAAAAGCCATTAATATGCTTCCAAAGGATAGTGAGTACTATTATGTTGTAGATTTTGCTCTTTCTAAATGCAAGGAGTCCAAGGATTTTGAGAGAGTATTGATCGCATGTGAAAAGGAATTTGAGCAATATAACCTAGTTCATGGCTTCCCAAATGCTGCGATTGAAGTAGTAGCTTTATGGTTTGGTAATGGTGATTTTGATGAAACCATGTTCATTACTGCTATGGCTGGACTAGATGTGGATTGTAATGCTGCACAGGTAGGTAATATAGTTGGTATTATAAATAGTGAAGAGGGATTAGATAAAAAATGGACATTACCCATTGGGGATGATATCAATACCTATGTACGTGGTTTAGAAAAAACAAGCATAAGTCAGTTGACAGAATGGACGGTGGAATGCACCAAAATACTAAGCAGATGA